A stretch of the Manis pentadactyla isolate mManPen7 chromosome 16, mManPen7.hap1, whole genome shotgun sequence genome encodes the following:
- the POLR1C gene encoding DNA-directed RNA polymerases I and III subunit RPAC1 isoform X3, with translation MATVQAVEEIRNRVVLGEFGVRNVPTMAVEKVLVYNNTSIVQDEILAHRLGLIPIHADPRLFEYWNQGDEEGTEIDTLQFRLQVRCTRNPHAAKDSSDPNELYVNHKVYTRHMTWVPLGNQADLFPEGTIRPVHDDILIAQLRPGQEIDLLMHCVKGIGKDHAKFSPVATASYRLLPDITLLEPVEGDAAEELSRCFSPGVIEVQEVQGKKVARVANPRLDTFSREVFRNEKLKKAVRLARVRDHYIFSVESTGVLPPDVLVSEAIKVLMGKCRRFLDELDAIQMD, from the exons atggcgacAGTTCAGGCCGTGGAGGAGATACGGAACCGCGTGGTTCTCGGGGAGTTCGGGGTTCGCAAT GTTCCAACCATGGCTGTGGAGAAGGTCCTGGTGTACAACAACACATCCATTGTCCAGGATGAGATCCTTGCTCATCGCTTGGGGCTCATTCCCATTCATGCTGACCCCCGTCTTTTTGAATATTGGAACCAAG GAGATGAGGAAGGCACAGAGATAGATACTTTGCAGTTTCGGCTGCAAGTCAGGTGCACTCGGAACCCCCATGCTGCTAAAGATTCCTCTGACCCCAACGAACTCTATGTGAACCACAAAG TGTACACCAGGCACATGACATGGGTGCCCCTGGGGAACCAGGCTGACCTCTTCCCAGAGGGCACTATCCGACCAGTGCATGACGACATCCTCATTGCTCAGCTGCGGCCTGGTCAGGAGATTGACCTACTCATGCACTGTGTTAAGGGCATTG GCAAAGATCATGCCAAGTTTTCACCTGTGGCAACAGCTAGTTATAGGCTGCTGCCAGACATCACCCTGCTTGAGCCTGTGGAAGGGGATGCAGCTGAGGAGTTGAGCCGGTGCTTCTCACCTGGTGTTATTGAGGTGCAGGAAGTCCAAG GTAAAAAGGTGGCCAGAGTTGCCAATCCCCGGCTAGATACCTTCAGCAGGGAAGTCTTTCGGAATGAGAAGCTAAAGAAGGCTGTACGGCTTGCTCGGGTTCGGGACCATTACATCT TCTCTGTTGAATCAACAGGGGTGTTGCCACCCGATGTGCTGGTGAGTGAGGCCATCAAGGTACTCATGGGGAAGTGTCGGCGATTCTTGGATGAACTAGATGCCATTCAGATGGACTGA
- the YIPF3 gene encoding protein YIPF3 isoform X2, which produces MAATAAPAGGARNMAGPEWGGFEENIQGGGSAVIDMENMDDTSGSSFEDMGELHQRLREEEVDADAAAAEEEDGEFLGMKGFKGQLSRQVADQMWQAGKRQASRAFSLYANIDILRPYFDVEPAQVRSRLLESMIPIKMVNFPQKIAGELYGPLMLVFTLVAILLHGMKTSDTIIREGTLMGTAIGTCFGYWLGVSSFIYFLAYLCNAQITMLQMLALLVAVLVSRTVGPTQRLLLCGTLAALHMLFLLYLHFAYHKVVEGILDTLEGPNIPPMQRVPRDIPAALPAARLPVTMLNATAKAVAVTLQSH; this is translated from the exons ATGGCAGCTACGGCGGCGCCGGCTGGCGGCGCCCGAAATATGGCTGGCCCGGAATGGGGAGGGTTCGAAGAAAACATCCAG GGTGGGGGCTCAGCTGTGATTGACATGGAGAACATGGATGATACGTCAGGCTCCAGCTTTGAGGATATGGGCGAGCTGCATCAGCGCCTTCGCGAGGAAGAAGTAGATGCTGATGCAGCTGCTGCTGAAGAAGAGGATGGCGAGTTCCTGGGCATGAAGGGCTTTAAGGGACAGCTGAGCCGGCAGGTGGCTGATCAG ATGTGGCAGGCAGGGAAGAGACAAGCCTCCAGGGCTTTCAGCTTATACGCCAACATCGACATCCTGAGACCCTATTTTGATGTGGAGCCTGCCCAGGTGCGAAGCAG gcTCCTGGAGTCCATGATCCCTATCAAGATGGTCAACTTCCCCCAG AAAATCGCAGGTGAACTCTACGGACCTCTCATGCTGGTCTTCACGCTGGTTGCCATCCTCCTCCATGGGATGAAGACATCTGACACCATTATT CGCGAAGGTACCCTGATGGGCACAGCCATTGGCACCTGCTTCGGCTACTGGCTGGGCGTTTCATCCTTTATTTACTTCCTCGCCTACTTGTGCAATGCCCAGATCACCATGCTGCAGATGCTGGCACTACTG GTGGCGGTGTTGGTGTCGCGCACCGTGGGCCCCACCCAGCGGCTGCTCCTCTGTGGAACCCTGGCTGCCTTGCACATGCTCTTCCTGCTCTATCTGCATTTTGCCTACCACAAGGTGGTGGAGG GGATCCTGGACACGCTGGAGGGCCCCAACATCCCACCCATGCAGAGAGTCCCCAGAGACATCCCCGCTGCGCTCCCTGCTGCTAGGCTTCCTGTCACCATGCTCAATGCCACAGCCAAGGCTGTCGCGGTGACCCTGCAGTCACACTGA
- the POLR1C gene encoding DNA-directed RNA polymerases I and III subunit RPAC1 isoform X2: MATVQAVEEIRNRVVLGEFGVRNVHTTDFPGNYSGYDDAWDQDRFEKVPTMAVEKVLVYNNTSIVQDEILAHRLGLIPIHADPRLFEYWNQGDEEGTEIDTLQFRLQVRCTRNPHAAKDSSDPNELYVNHKVYTRHMTWVPLGNQADLFPEGTIRPVHDDILIAQLRPGQEIDLLMHCVKGIGKDHAKFSPVATASYRLLPDITLLEPVEGDAAEELSRCFSPGVIEVQEVQGKKVARVANPRLDTFSREVFRNEKLKKAVRLARVRDHYIFSVESTGVLPPDVLVSEAIKVLMGKCRRFLDELDAIQMD; this comes from the exons atggcgacAGTTCAGGCCGTGGAGGAGATACGGAACCGCGTGGTTCTCGGGGAGTTCGGGGTTCGCAAT GTTCATACCACCGACTTCCCCGGTAACTATTCGGGCTATGACGATGCCTGGGACCAGGACCGCTTCGAGAAG GTTCCAACCATGGCTGTGGAGAAGGTCCTGGTGTACAACAACACATCCATTGTCCAGGATGAGATCCTTGCTCATCGCTTGGGGCTCATTCCCATTCATGCTGACCCCCGTCTTTTTGAATATTGGAACCAAG GAGATGAGGAAGGCACAGAGATAGATACTTTGCAGTTTCGGCTGCAAGTCAGGTGCACTCGGAACCCCCATGCTGCTAAAGATTCCTCTGACCCCAACGAACTCTATGTGAACCACAAAG TGTACACCAGGCACATGACATGGGTGCCCCTGGGGAACCAGGCTGACCTCTTCCCAGAGGGCACTATCCGACCAGTGCATGACGACATCCTCATTGCTCAGCTGCGGCCTGGTCAGGAGATTGACCTACTCATGCACTGTGTTAAGGGCATTG GCAAAGATCATGCCAAGTTTTCACCTGTGGCAACAGCTAGTTATAGGCTGCTGCCAGACATCACCCTGCTTGAGCCTGTGGAAGGGGATGCAGCTGAGGAGTTGAGCCGGTGCTTCTCACCTGGTGTTATTGAGGTGCAGGAAGTCCAAG GTAAAAAGGTGGCCAGAGTTGCCAATCCCCGGCTAGATACCTTCAGCAGGGAAGTCTTTCGGAATGAGAAGCTAAAGAAGGCTGTACGGCTTGCTCGGGTTCGGGACCATTACATCT TCTCTGTTGAATCAACAGGGGTGTTGCCACCCGATGTGCTGGTGAGTGAGGCCATCAAGGTACTCATGGGGAAGTGTCGGCGATTCTTGGATGAACTAGATGCCATTCAGATGGACTGA
- the YIPF3 gene encoding protein YIPF3 isoform X1, with the protein MAATAAPAGGARNMAGPEWGGFEENIQGGGSAVIDMENMDDTSGSSFEDMGELHQRLREEEVDADAAAAEEEDGEFLGMKGFKGQLSRQVADQMWQAGKRQASRAFSLYANIDILRPYFDVEPAQVRSRLLESMIPIKMVNFPQKIAGELYGPLMLVFTLVAILLHGMKTSDTIIREGTLMGTAIGTCFGYWLGVSSFIYFLAYLCNAQITMLQMLALLGYGLFGHCIVLFVTYNIHLHALFYLFWLLVGGLSTLRMVAVLVSRTVGPTQRLLLCGTLAALHMLFLLYLHFAYHKVVEGILDTLEGPNIPPMQRVPRDIPAALPAARLPVTMLNATAKAVAVTLQSH; encoded by the exons ATGGCAGCTACGGCGGCGCCGGCTGGCGGCGCCCGAAATATGGCTGGCCCGGAATGGGGAGGGTTCGAAGAAAACATCCAG GGTGGGGGCTCAGCTGTGATTGACATGGAGAACATGGATGATACGTCAGGCTCCAGCTTTGAGGATATGGGCGAGCTGCATCAGCGCCTTCGCGAGGAAGAAGTAGATGCTGATGCAGCTGCTGCTGAAGAAGAGGATGGCGAGTTCCTGGGCATGAAGGGCTTTAAGGGACAGCTGAGCCGGCAGGTGGCTGATCAG ATGTGGCAGGCAGGGAAGAGACAAGCCTCCAGGGCTTTCAGCTTATACGCCAACATCGACATCCTGAGACCCTATTTTGATGTGGAGCCTGCCCAGGTGCGAAGCAG gcTCCTGGAGTCCATGATCCCTATCAAGATGGTCAACTTCCCCCAG AAAATCGCAGGTGAACTCTACGGACCTCTCATGCTGGTCTTCACGCTGGTTGCCATCCTCCTCCATGGGATGAAGACATCTGACACCATTATT CGCGAAGGTACCCTGATGGGCACAGCCATTGGCACCTGCTTCGGCTACTGGCTGGGCGTTTCATCCTTTATTTACTTCCTCGCCTACTTGTGCAATGCCCAGATCACCATGCTGCAGATGCTGGCACTACTG GGCTATGGCCTCTTTGGCCACTGCATTGTCCTGTTCGTCACGTATAATATCCACCTCCATGCCCTCTTCTACCTCTTCTGGCTGCTGGTGGGTGGGCTGTCCACCCTGCGCATG GTGGCGGTGTTGGTGTCGCGCACCGTGGGCCCCACCCAGCGGCTGCTCCTCTGTGGAACCCTGGCTGCCTTGCACATGCTCTTCCTGCTCTATCTGCATTTTGCCTACCACAAGGTGGTGGAGG GGATCCTGGACACGCTGGAGGGCCCCAACATCCCACCCATGCAGAGAGTCCCCAGAGACATCCCCGCTGCGCTCCCTGCTGCTAGGCTTCCTGTCACCATGCTCAATGCCACAGCCAAGGCTGTCGCGGTGACCCTGCAGTCACACTGA
- the POLR1C gene encoding DNA-directed RNA polymerases I and III subunit RPAC1 isoform X1 — MATVQAVEEIRNRVVLGEFGVRNVHTTDFPGNYSGYDDAWDQDRFEKNFRVDVVHMDESSLEFDMVGIDAAIANAFRRILLAEVPTMAVEKVLVYNNTSIVQDEILAHRLGLIPIHADPRLFEYWNQGDEEGTEIDTLQFRLQVRCTRNPHAAKDSSDPNELYVNHKVYTRHMTWVPLGNQADLFPEGTIRPVHDDILIAQLRPGQEIDLLMHCVKGIGKDHAKFSPVATASYRLLPDITLLEPVEGDAAEELSRCFSPGVIEVQEVQGKKVARVANPRLDTFSREVFRNEKLKKAVRLARVRDHYIFSVESTGVLPPDVLVSEAIKVLMGKCRRFLDELDAIQMD, encoded by the exons atggcgacAGTTCAGGCCGTGGAGGAGATACGGAACCGCGTGGTTCTCGGGGAGTTCGGGGTTCGCAAT GTTCATACCACCGACTTCCCCGGTAACTATTCGGGCTATGACGATGCCTGGGACCAGGACCGCTTCGAGAAG AATTTTCGTGTGGATGTGGTACACATGGATGAGAGCTCACTGGAGTTTGACATGGTGGGAATCGACGCAGCCATTGCCAATGCTTTTCGGCGCATTCTATTAGCTGAG GTTCCAACCATGGCTGTGGAGAAGGTCCTGGTGTACAACAACACATCCATTGTCCAGGATGAGATCCTTGCTCATCGCTTGGGGCTCATTCCCATTCATGCTGACCCCCGTCTTTTTGAATATTGGAACCAAG GAGATGAGGAAGGCACAGAGATAGATACTTTGCAGTTTCGGCTGCAAGTCAGGTGCACTCGGAACCCCCATGCTGCTAAAGATTCCTCTGACCCCAACGAACTCTATGTGAACCACAAAG TGTACACCAGGCACATGACATGGGTGCCCCTGGGGAACCAGGCTGACCTCTTCCCAGAGGGCACTATCCGACCAGTGCATGACGACATCCTCATTGCTCAGCTGCGGCCTGGTCAGGAGATTGACCTACTCATGCACTGTGTTAAGGGCATTG GCAAAGATCATGCCAAGTTTTCACCTGTGGCAACAGCTAGTTATAGGCTGCTGCCAGACATCACCCTGCTTGAGCCTGTGGAAGGGGATGCAGCTGAGGAGTTGAGCCGGTGCTTCTCACCTGGTGTTATTGAGGTGCAGGAAGTCCAAG GTAAAAAGGTGGCCAGAGTTGCCAATCCCCGGCTAGATACCTTCAGCAGGGAAGTCTTTCGGAATGAGAAGCTAAAGAAGGCTGTACGGCTTGCTCGGGTTCGGGACCATTACATCT TCTCTGTTGAATCAACAGGGGTGTTGCCACCCGATGTGCTGGTGAGTGAGGCCATCAAGGTACTCATGGGGAAGTGTCGGCGATTCTTGGATGAACTAGATGCCATTCAGATGGACTGA